One window of Laspinema palackyanum D2c genomic DNA carries:
- the thrB gene encoding homoserine kinase, translating into MSSTHSTVTVTVPATTANLGPGFDCFGAALTLYNQFKFSAIALNPSTPDQKTLQILVKGLEADRVIADETNLVYKAFAKFYAHLGQSPPPVEIEIELGVPLARGLGSSATAIAGGLMGANHLAGKPLTPLQLVDLAIDMEKHPDNVVPALLGGCRLAASTPEELATDRPGWEICDVPWHSEIVPVVAIPDFELATETARQVLPTHYTRADAIYNTAHLGLLLRGLATNNGQWLRVAMSDRLHQPYRKNLIPGYDAVHAAALNAGAYGLTISGAGPTLLALSSQGQSADVAIAMVEAWQKAGIKSQAQSVQIDQRGSVSVEAKSPLKGFPQNKIVNS; encoded by the coding sequence ATGTCTTCTACCCACTCCACCGTTACCGTTACCGTTCCGGCCACCACTGCTAACCTCGGGCCGGGTTTTGACTGTTTTGGGGCCGCATTGACCCTGTACAACCAGTTTAAATTTTCAGCGATCGCCCTCAATCCATCCACACCGGATCAAAAAACGCTTCAGATTCTCGTCAAGGGGTTAGAAGCCGATCGCGTGATTGCTGATGAGACGAATCTGGTCTATAAAGCCTTTGCTAAATTCTACGCCCATCTCGGCCAATCCCCTCCGCCGGTAGAAATCGAGATAGAACTTGGAGTTCCCCTAGCGCGAGGACTGGGAAGTTCCGCAACGGCGATCGCCGGTGGATTAATGGGCGCCAATCACCTCGCCGGAAAACCCCTGACTCCACTACAACTGGTGGATCTGGCGATCGACATGGAAAAGCATCCCGATAACGTCGTTCCCGCCTTACTCGGGGGATGTCGTCTGGCGGCATCGACTCCGGAAGAATTGGCAACCGATCGCCCCGGTTGGGAAATCTGTGACGTTCCCTGGCATTCAGAAATTGTCCCAGTAGTGGCGATTCCGGATTTTGAGTTGGCGACAGAAACAGCGCGCCAGGTCCTGCCAACCCACTACACCCGGGCGGATGCGATTTACAATACCGCCCATTTGGGGTTACTCCTGCGGGGATTAGCCACTAACAATGGTCAATGGTTGCGCGTTGCCATGAGCGATCGCCTCCATCAGCCCTATCGCAAAAATTTGATTCCCGGTTATGATGCGGTTCATGCAGCGGCTTTAAATGCGGGAGCCTACGGGTTGACCATTAGTGGTGCGGGTCCTACCCTGTTGGCGTTATCCTCTCAAGGGCAGTCCGCAGATGTGGCGATCGCAATGGTGGAAGCATGGCAGAAAGCCGGAATCAAGTCCCAGGCGCAATCTGTCCAAATTGATCAGCGAGGGTCGGTGAGTGTGGAAGCGAAATCTCCCCTTAAAGGATTTCCCC